The genomic segment CACCCAGAGATTCGCATCCTGCGCGCTGCCCGAGGGGCTGACCGCGGGCTCGGCGCCGAGCGCCCGCCCAGACGGGTTGCACCACTGCCCGTCGGAGCCGTTGCCGTTGCGCGAGGTGTCGATCACGTAGTGGGCGCCCCCGGTGAGCGCCGAGATCTGATCCGCATACGCCTGCTCGACGTCGGTGGCGTTGTAGTTCGAGACGTTGGTGGAGAAGCCGCGTGCTCGGGAGACCCCGGCGCGGTTCAGCAGGTCGGCCATGTCGGCAGCCGGCCCCCAGTTGGAGTGCCCGGCATCGAGGTAGACCGTGAGGCCGGTTCCCGCCAGGGAGTCGACCGCGGCACCGATCTCGGCCAGCCGCTCGTCGACGTTTCCGCACTCGTCGGCCAGGGCCAGCGCATCCGGTTCCAGGATGACGACGGCCGGGCCGCCGGAGAGCGCATCCGCGATCTCCTGCACCCACACCGGGTACTGCTCGGCCGAGAGGCCACCGCTCGAGAGGTTGCCGCAGTCGCGGTTCGGCACGCCGTAGACCGAGAAGACGGGGGTCTGGCCGAGCTTCTGCGCCGCTTCCGCGATGCCGGAGACGTAGCCCCCGATCTCGCCCACCGGATGCTTCTCCGGAGTCAGCCAGATCGCCGTCGGCACCGCCGCGATGCGGGTGAAGGTGGCCGCATCCGCGTCGTCGTCCGAGCCCGCCGCCGCATCCGCCGCCGTCTGCGCCTTCGAGCCCGGATCGACGAAGAATGAACTGCCCGCGAACGGGTTGTCGCCGGCCACGCCGCCCTGGGCGTAGATCGCCCCGACCCCGGCCACCATCGTGGCGAGCACACCGGCGATCGCGACGATCGCCACCCCCAGGCCGACGCGCGGCAGAACGTTGCTCAAGAAGGGTCCTCCCCCGGTCGGACTCGTCCCACTCTAACCCCGCGCGGCCGCACGGGACCCGCTCACCCGACGCGTATCCCCGAACCCGTGACCGGCGTCGCCCGGGTGACGGTGCCCGCGGGGCCGTAGGCCTTCAGCCGCGACATGGTCTGCGCGAAGGGCACGGGCCGGCCGTAGAAGAAGCCTTGCGCGTGACGCACGCCGATGCCCACCAGCACGTCGACCGCATCCTGGGTCTCGATCCCCTCCACCACAGTGGAGTAGTCGAACGCGTCGCCGAAGCCCTGCAGCGCACGCACCACCTCGCGCTGGCGGGTGTCGTCGAGGTTGTCGACGAGCGAACGGTCGATCTTCAGGATGTCCATCGGGATGCGCACCAGAGCGCCGACGCTCGACGCCTCCGACCCGTAGTCGTCGAGCGCGATCAGCATGCCGAGCTGCCGGAAATGCTCCGCCTGCGCCCGCAGGTCGTCGTCGATGTCTTTCGTGGAACGCTCGTTGAGCTCGAGGCAGAGCGAGACATCCGGATACCGCGGCACGATGTCTTTGAGAAAGGCGCCGACATGCTCGTCGCGGATCTGCTCGACCTCGAGGTTGATGGTCATCACCGAGATGCCCGGCACGATCTTGCGGAACTCCCGCGCCGCCTTGAGCGAGGCCTCGATCACCTGCTTCGTGAGCAGGTCCATGCGGCCGAGACCCTTCGCCTTCTCGATGAGGGAGGAGGTGGAGATGCGGCCGAGCTCCGGATGCGTGTAACGCACGAGCGACTCAAACGCCCAGATCTTGTCTTCGAGCGTGTTCACGATGGGCTGGTAGACCACGTTCAGGGTGCCGTCGTCGATCGCCTTCGCCACGATCTCGTTGATGCGGCTCGAACGGTGCGGCGAGATGCCGATGCTCGACTCGAACGACGGACCGCCCTGCCGGCGGGACTTCTTGATGGCGAGCATCGAGTGATCGGCGTCGACCACGATCGACTGCGGATCGGTCTCCTGGTGCCCCGAATAGGCGAGGCCCACGCTCACCAGGGGGCGGTACTCCCGGCCGCCCAGCATGGCGGGCGCACCGATGTTCGCCACGATGTGGTCGGCCACCGCCTTCGCCTCGGCGAGCGACTGCAGCTTCGTGAGCACCACCACGAACTCGTCGCCGCCGACCCGGGCCACGAAGTCGTGCGGGCGCACGCTGGCGCGGAGGCGGGTCGCCACGGTGGAGAGCACTTCGTCGCCGATGTGGTGGCCCTCGGTGTCGTTCAAGCGCTTGAACTGGTCGAGGTCGATGAAGAGCACCGCGATTCCGGATGCGTAACTGCGGTCTTCATTCAACCGCGACAGCGATCGCTGGAAGGCGTTGTAGTTCGGCAGCCCGGTGAGCGAATCGCGGTCGACGCGGTCGAGCAGGGTGTCGTAGGCGCCGCGCACCCGGGCGGTCTCGGAGGCGATGTGGCCGATCGCATCCAGGGCCAGCTCATCGTCGGGAGTGAACGGCGCACCACCGTTCTTGCGGCTCGCCACCAGATATTCGGTGGGTTCGACGGCGTCTTCCTGATGCTCCTCGGTGACCTCGTCGTCGGGCGCCATCGACTCCGGCGTGAGCTGCGGGTCGGTGGCGTTGATCGGCGAGAAACGAGCGCCGATCTCGTTGCGGCCGGGCGGGCGGCGGCGCACGTCGAACTCCGCGGCGTCGATCGCCCGACGGGCGAACTCGACCATCGTCTCCTTCGGGTCTTGCTGCACATCCCAGGGCAGGGCCCGCGCGGCATCCACCACTCCGCTCAACCGTCGTTCGCTGTCGCGGGTCTGCCGGCGCTTCGCCGCGCCGTAGAACAGCAGAGCGACCACGAGCAAGGGGATGGTCTCGCGCGCGAGACGCAGTTCGTCTGCCGAGCCGTCGACCACTCCGAGCAGGCCCGTCGAGGAGACGTAGACGGCGATCGCCACCCCGGAGCACATGGCCAGCACGCCCAGCAGACGCCAGGGGCTGAGGGCCGAGAGGCCGAAGGTGTGCTCGATGCTCCAGCGGCCGCGTTCGCGCAGGAACTCGAGGCCGAGCACGATGAGCATGTAGGCGAGCACGCTCAGCACCAGTGCGAGCGGGGCCCACCAGCCCAGGCCGATCAGCAAGCGCGACAAGGCGACGAACCCGATGCCGCCGATGGCGGCGACCCCTGTCCACTGCGCCGCCATCCACAGCGCTCGCGTGGTGACCACCCGCGAGATGAAGTAGGCGATCGACCAGAGGCCCACCTCGAGCACCGGATTCGGACCCGTCGTGCCCACCACCAGCAGAGCGCCGGCGACACCGAACGGAGGCAGGCCGGTGACTCGGCCGATCGGCATCTGGTAGACCGCGGTGACGCCGACGCTCAAGAGGAACACGAGGCAGGTGATCCAACTCATCGGGGGCGATGACAAGCCCGCGACCACCCCGGCGGCTGCGGTCGCCACCGCGACCACGACGAGCAGGTAGGAGACCACGGCGGAGGCAGCCGTGCGGGTCTCAGGCTGCTCTGACATGCCGTGAGTTTATCCGCTGATCGGCGTTTTCCGGGCTCTCTCGTGTGCGGCGATCACGACCTCGGGCGAAGCGGCCCGGATCGCCTCCGCGATGACCTCGGCGGCGAGATCGTCGTAACGACGGAAGCGCACGCAACTCTTGCCCATGTCGAGCTTCTTGCCCGTGCCCGCCCACGCGTCGCGGAAGGAACTCTCACCCGCCTCACCGAGCTGCACGCAGTTGAGGTAAAGGGAGGTGTAGTTCTTCTGGGCGGCCAGGGCGACCACGGCGAGCGGATGCCCGTTGTAGGTCTGCGGGTAGTCGGCCAGCGGAATCACCCAGGCGGGCATCCCGTACTCGATCGCCCGCTCGTAGCCGGCCGGCAGGGCGCTCTCGACGAGCGCCACGACCTGGCCGATGAGGGCGGCGCGATCGGGGGCGAGCGCCGAGACGTAGTCGGCGAACTCGGGCGGCACGGCGGTGGGCGGGGTGGACGAGCTGGGGTGCGGGGCGGGCGCGGGGCTGGACTGCGGGGTGGGCGCCGGGCTGGGCTGCGGGGCGGGCGCGGGGGTGGGCTGCGGGGTCATGCGACCAGGGTAACGCCGTGCCGGGCGTGCGTCTCTGAGCAGTTCGGGCTCAGAGGCCCAGCCGGTCGAGGGCGGCGTCCATGCGGCGCGCGATCTCGGCGTACCCATCGTCGTTCGGGTGCAAGCCGTCGGCGGCCATCCATTCGGGGTGCCCCTCGATCCAGCGCGAGGCACCCGGGAGGTAATCGGCGTCGATGACGGCGGCGTTCTCCTGCACACGGTCGATGATCCACCGCACCGAATCGGGCCGCTCGTCGCTGTACCAGAACGGCTCCACCACGATGATGCGGGCCGATGGCAACTCCGCGCGGAGGGTGCGCAAGTCGATACGGATGGCGTTCTCGATCGCCTCGTCGCGCACGGGCATCGAGAAGTTGTCGTTCAGTCCCATCGTCACGAACACGAGATCGGGCCTCTCGGCCACGATCGTGGGGATCGCGTCGCTCTCGAGGTAGTCGGGCGGAGTGCTCGCGCGATTGTTCACGAAGCCGAGGCCGTTGACGCTCGGGTTGAACTCCGTCCATCCGCGCTCGACGGAGATCAAGGTCGACCAGCGTTTCGACGGGTGGGAGGCACCGGTGCCGAGCGTGTAGGAGTCGCCGTAGAACGCGGCGACGGGCGCGTCGGGGTCGATCGGGCCCTGAGCAGTCTCCGACGTGGTCGTGGCCACCGCCGACAGACCGACCATCGTGCCGATCAGGGCCGCGCATCCGAAAACAGCCGCGCTGAAAGCGGCGATGCGGCGGGTCGGGGCGTGCATACCCTCTATTCGGCACCACCCCGGCCCCGGATTGCCAGATGCAGTGGACTTCCAAAGGAAACGGCAACCGCCCCCGAATACGGAGGCGGTTGCCGTTTGGCTTGGAGAAGTCCGGCGCTAGACCGTCACGGGAACCGACGCGTCGGCCGCGATGAGCTCGGCGATCTGCACCGCGTTCAACGCGGCACCCTTGCGGAGGTTGTCGTTGCTGATGAAGAGCGCGAGACCGCGCTTGCCGGGCACCGACTGGTCTTGACGGATGCGGCCCACGTAGCTCGGGTCGTTACCGGCGGCCTGGAGCGGCGTGGGAACATCCGACAGCTCCACACCGGGCGCCGACGCCAGAAGCTCCTTGGCCCGTTCGGGCGTGATGTCGTTGGCGAACTCGGCGTTGATGGCGAGCGAGTGGCCGGTGAAGACGGGCACGCGAACGCAGGTGCCGGCCACGAGCAGCTCGGGGAGTTCGAGGATCTTGCGGCTCTCGTTGCGGAGCTTCTTCTCTTCGTCGGTCTCGCCTTCGCCGTCGTCGACGATCGACCCGGCGAGCGGGATGACGTCGAAGGCGATAGGGCGCACGTACTTCACCGGCGCGGGGAACTCGACCGCGCGGCCGTCGTGCACCAGGTCGAGGAGACCGGGCTGCTCGATGGCGGCGCGGGTCTGGCTCGCGAGCTCCTCGGCGCCGGCGAGACCGGAGCCGGAGACCGCCTGGTAGGTGTTGACGATGAGGCGCTCGAGGCCGGCCTCGGCGTGCAGCACCTTCAGCACGGGCATGGCCGCCATCGTGGTGCAGTTCGGGTTCGCGATGATGCCCTTGCGTGCATCCGCGATCGCATGCGGGTTGACCTCGGAGACGACGAGGGGAACATCCGGGTCCATACGCCAGGCGCTGGAGTTGTCGATCACCAGCACACCGGCCGCTGCGAAGCGCGGGGCCTGGGCGCGACTGCCGGTGGCACCGGCCGAGAACAGGGCGATGTCGAGGCCGCTCGGGTCGGCGGTCTCGACGTCTTCGACCACGATGTCCTCACCCTTGAAGGGCAGCACCGTGCCGGCGGAGCGGGCGGTGGCGAAGAAGCGGATGCTCGCGATGGGGAAGTCGCGCTCCTCGAGGAGGCGGCGCATGACCTTGCCGACCTGGCCGGTTGCGCCTACGACGCCGACGTTGAGTGCCTTGCTCACGGTGTTTCCTTCGTTCATACGATTCACAACTCCTCGCGAGCCGCCAATATTCGCCCTTTGGCTGAGATTTTAGGGCGGATTTTGGCGGGTGGTGAGGAGGTGACGGGGGGTGGAGAGCGTGTGGAGGGATTGTGGAGGGCGTGTGGTGGGGTCAGCGACCGGTGCCGGCGTGCACGACGGCCTCTTCGTCGGAGTCGAGGCCGAAGGCTGTGTGCACCACGCGCAGCGCGTCGTTGATGGTGTCGGCGCGGGTGACCACCGAGATCCGGATCTCGCTCGTGGAGATCATCTCGATGTTGATCCCGGCCTCGAACAAGGCCGTGAACAGCTTGGCCGAGACCCCGGCGTTGGTGCGCATGCCGGCGCCGACGAGGGCGAGCTTGCCGATCTGGTCGTCGTACTGCAGGCCCAGGAAGCCGACCTCATCCTGCTCGGCGCGAAGAGCCGTCAGGACACCCTGGCCCTCGCTCTTCGGCAGGGTGAACGAGATGTCGGTGAGGCCGGTGCTGGCCGCGGACACGTTCTGCACGATCATGTCGATGTTCGCGCCGGTCTTGGCCACGATCGTGAAGATCTGCGCCGCCTTGCCCGGGATGTCGGGAACGCCGACGACGGTGATCTTGGCCTCGGAGAGGTCGGTGGCGACCCCCGCGATCATGGGCTCTTCCACAGCACCCTCACTTCCGCTCTCGATGGATTCGTTGTGGCCGGCGGTCTCGTCGTCGGTCGGGTTGTAGACGATCGTGCCCTCGTTGTTGTTGAAGCTCGAGCGCACGTGGAGGGTGACGCCGTGCCGTCGCGCGTACTCGACGGCACGGATGTACAACACCTTCGCACCGTTGGCCGCGAGCTCGAGCATCTCTTCGCTGGTGATGCGATCGATCTTGGATGCCTTCGGCACGACCCGGGGGTCGGCGGTGAAGATGCCGTCGACATCCGTGTAGATCTCGCAGATGTCGGCGTCGAGCGCTGCTGCGAGGGCGACGGCCGTGGTGTCGGAGCCGCCGCGACCGAGGGTGGTGATGTCTTTGGTGTCGCGGTTGAAGCCCTGGAACCCGGCGACGATCACGATCGCGCCCTCGTCGAGCGCCTCGCGCAGCCGCACCGGGGTGACGTCGACGATGCGGGCGGCGCCGTGGCGCGCATCCGTGATCATGCCGGCCTGGCTCCCGGTGAAGGAGCGGGCGTCGTGACCGAGGCTCTCGATGGCCATCGCGAGCAGCGCCATCGAGATGCGCTCGCCGGCGGAGAGCAGCATGTCCATCTCGCGGGGGGCCGGGATGGGGGCCACCTCGTGCGCGAGATCGAGCAGTTCATCGGTGGTGTCGCCCATGGCGGACACGGCGACCACGACCTCGTTGCCGGCCTTGCGCGTCTCGACGATGCGCTTCGCCACCCGCTTGATGCTCTCTGCGTCGGCGACGGAGGATCCGCCGTACTTCTGCACGATCAAGCTCACGTAGGACTCCTGCTGGCGCTGCGCTGGTTGCACTGTACTTGGTAGGGAATGGGCTTCGGAAACCCGACTGCCCACTATATCGCGCGCCGGATGCACGGATCCTGCGTGACCACCCGAGGGCGCCGGGCCGCTTCGTGGCCGCTTCCTGGCCGTTTCGCAGCATCCGTTCACACGTCATTCACTCGCTCCGAATAGCGTCGCCGGGTGACCAACTGGACCAAGAAGGCCCTGAAGGCGCGGCTGCGAGCCGACATCGCCTTCGACACCGCCGTGCGGCCCGTGACGGCTGTCGTCGCCACCCGGAGACTCGAGTACTTCAACATCGTGACGGGCGTCGACGCCGGCACCATCACGCCCGAGGCCGGGGCGACGCTGTTCGACGAGCTCAGCGACACGCTCGCGGCCTGAGGGGTCTCGCTCGACGCCGCTCGTGCCCGGCCTGGTGCCCGCGTTGCCGCCGTTTCGGGAGGAGCTGCGTGCAACGAAGCCTCTCTGAAGGGGTCGTTGCCGTCTGCTCCTCCCGAAACGGCGGCGCGCGGCTACTTGGCCTGGTCGTAGCTGTCGACGATCGCGACCGTGACCGGGAACTGCACGGGGGCGTCGCCGAAGATGAGGCGGCCGGCCTCCCGGGCGGCGTCGCGGAGCTCCTCGGCCACGGCCTCGGCGAGGTGCGCGGGGGTGTGCACCATCACCTCGTCGTGCAGGAAGAAGGCGAGGTGTGGGCGCTGCTCGAGGCGGAGGTCTGTGGCGGGAGCGGTGGGGGTGGTGGGGGCGGTGGGGGCGGCGCCACCGCGCGCGGTCGGCGCGAGGGTTGACGCATCCAGGAGCCAGAGGCGGCGACGGATGGCGCTGATCCAACACAGCGCCCACTCGGCCGCCGTGCCCTGCACCACGAAGTTGCGGGTGAAGCGACCCCAACTGCGGGCCGCCGACCGGGCGCGGGAGCGGGCGGCTTCGGTGGCGTTGTCGGCCCCGGCCTCGTCTTGCACGTCTTGCCAGGCGTCGCTCGGTCGCGGTGACGTGCGGCCGAGGCGGGTGGTGACAACGGCACCGGCCTCGCCGACCCGGGCGGCGTCTTCGACGAACTTGATGGCCGCCGGATAGGCCCGGGCGAGGCGTGGGAGCATGCGACCGCTCTCGCCCGTGGTTCCGCCGTACATCGCGCCGAGCATCCCGACCTTCGCGTGGGCTCGGGTGTCGACGGCGCCGGAGGCCACGATGCCGTCGTAGAGGTCGCGATCGCGGCCGGCGGCGGCCATGGCGCGGTCGCCGGCAAGTGCGGCGAGGATGCGCGGTTCGAGCTGGGCGGCGTCGGCCACCACGAGCTTCCAGCCCGGGTCGGCCACCACAGCACTGCGCACCTGCTTCGGCAGCTGCAGCGCTCCCCCGCCCTCGGAAGCCCACCGGCCGGTGACGACTCCGCCGGGGATGTAGTTCGGATGGAATCGACCTTCGCGCACCCAGGTGTCGACCCAGTTCCAGCCGTTCGCCGTGAGGAGCCGCGCGAGCTTCTTGTATTCGAGCAGCGGGGGGATGGCGGGGTGGTCGACGTTCTTGAGTTCCCACGAGCGGGTGCTCGATACGTTGAGGCCCGCGCGGCGGAGCGACTTCACGAGCTCGGCGGGCGAGTCGGGGTTGACCGTCGGGTCGTCGAGGAGGGTGCGGATGCTCGCGAGCAGCTCCTCGAGCCGGGCCGGACGGATGCCGGGGGCCGGTGGGCGAGGGCCGAGCAACCGGGTGAGCAGGTCGTCGTGCAGTGCGGCGCTCCACGGCAGGCCCGCGTGCTGCATCTCCGCAGCCACGAGGCTGCCCGCCGATTCGGCCGCGACGAGCAGGGCGATGCGACTCGGGTCGGTCGCGGTGCGGATCGCATCGCGCTGTCGGCGGAACTCGGCGATCTCGAGGGTGTCGGGCTCCGGGTCTTCGGTGCTGTGGTCGCGTCCGGCGAGCTCCGGGGTTTCGTCGGTCACGGCGTCGAGTTCGGGGCCGTCGGTGTCGCCGGTGCCGCCGGTGCCGTTCACCCGCGGGATTCGGTCGGAATGACGGGGGTCGGTAGCGCCAAAACCCGCGGATGAGGAAGGGGCGAGCTCGTCGAGGTCGTCGAGGTCGTCGAAGAGTGTGGAGTGCGGCGCGGGGGTGTGGATCGATGCCGCCGAGGCAGGCGCCGGCACTCCGACCTGCGCGACCGAGGTGAATACCCCCGGGAGCGACATCGCGAGCTCGGAGTCCTGCGTGAGCGTGGAGTGACGCAGGATCGCGTGGGACAACCGCAGGTCGACACAGCGCTCGACGCGCACACCGGCCGCGAGCAACGACGGGTACCAGCGCGAGGTGTCGTCCCATACCCACCGCGGATGCGCCTGCTCGAGTACCGCGACCGTGCGCGCGAGGTCGCTGCCCTCGACGGTGACGGCCGCGGCGGCTCCGAACAGCCCCGAGCCGTCGGGCCCGGTGAACGGTAAGCCGTCGTCACCGGTTCGGAGGAGGCGCACACGGCCGGCACCCGCCGGGGCGACGATGACGAAGGGGGTCATCCGCGGCATCCGGATGCCGGAGCATCAGCACGAGGCTCGACGGCCACCGTGCGGTTCGCGCGGACGGCGCCGGCGCCGGCGCCTGGGCGGGCCGTCGCGTGGAGATTGACGAGCGGCAGGCGGCCGGCGCGGGTGTCGGCTTCGGCGCCGGCGCGGGCCATCGCGTGGAAGTTCACGAGCGGCCGGCGGCCGCCGCGGGTGCCGGCTTCGGCGCCTGGGCGGGCCGTCGCGTGGAGATTCACGAGCGACCGGTGGCCGGAGCAGGTGCCGGCTCCGGCGCGGGCGTGGGCCGTCGCGTGGAGGTTCACGAGCGGCATCCGATGGCCCCACGATCGCGCTCGGCGATCGAGGTGCGCGTCCGGACGCAGAGCGCGCAGAACAGGGCCCGGCGCACGTCAGCTCTCGACGAGCCGGCGCCCTTCGAAGGCGCGGCCGAGGGTGACCTCGTCGGCGTATTCGAGGTCGCCGCCCACCGGCAGCCCCGACGCGAGGCGAGTGACCCGAATCTCGAGCGTGGTGAGCAGGCGGGACAGGTAGGTTGCCGTGGCCTCACCCTCGAGGTTGGGGTCGGTGGCGATGATCACCTCGGTGACCGTGCCGTCGGCGAGGCGCAGCATGAGTTCGCGGATGCGGAGGTTGTCGGGTCCGATGCCGTCGATCGGGCTGATCGCGCCACCGAGCACGTGATAGAGGCCGCGGAACTCGCGGGTGCGCTCGATGGCCACGACGTCTTTGGCCTCCTCGACGACGCAGATGAGGTTCTGCGCACGGCGCGGGTCGCGGCAGATCGAGCAGGTCTCCTGCTCGGAGACGTTGCCGCAGACGGTGCAGAAGTGCACCTTCTCGCGCACGTCGGTGAGGATCTCGGCCAGCCGCGACACGTCGAACGACTCGGTCTGCACGATGTGGAACGCGATGCGCTGCGCCGACTTCGGGCCGATGCCGGGGAGGCGGCCGAGTTCGTCGATGAGTTCTTGGACGATTCCTTCATACATGCGGGTGGCCGTCAGCCTTCTCTGCCCGGGAGGGGCTGTTCTTCGATGAAGTTGGCGCCGAGGATCTCGCGCACCACGGCCTCGCCGTAGCGGGCGCGACCACCCGGTGTGGAGGTGGATGCGGGCGGGCGCGGGGGTGAAGTGGGAGCGCGGGAGGGTGATGCCGGAGCCGCGGATGCGGCGTCGGCAGCCTCGTCGGGCGCGGCCTCGAAGCGGAGGGCGCCGGGTCGTGCCGCAGGGTCGGGAGCGCCGGACGGTCGCGCCGCCCGCTCGGACGGGCGGGTGCCCGCGGGGCGGCCCGCCGGGTCGCCGCCCGACGGAGTGCGGGCGTCGGCGGAAGCGGATGCGCCGCTGCCGGAGGAGCCGGATGCGGATGCGCCGCTGCCGGAGGAGCCGGAAGCGTCCGTGTCAGCGACGGCGGAAGGCCCGGTGCCCGTGCCGCCCGCGGTCGCCGGGGAGTTCACGCTCGCGGGCGCCGGTGCGGCAGCCGAGCCGGTGGGTGTGGCACCGCTCGTGGCCGCCGGCGCACCGGCGCCGTACTCGGCGCTCTCGGGCGGGAGATCGGGCTCGTCGCTCGGAAGCGGTTCGTCGAAGGGTGGGGGCTCCTCGTCGGAGGAGGTGGGGATGGCCACGACGTCCCACGAGGTCGTCGGCGCCGAAGCAGCTCCGCGAGCGCCTTGCGGCCGCCCCGAGCTCGCCCCCTTGGCGGAAGCGGATGATCCCGCGCTGGGCCTGGCCTGAGCCGTGGAGGGCACGGAAGGCGCCGAAGCGGGTGGCGCGACGGACGCACCGGGGTTGGAGACACCGGGGGTCGACCAGGTGGGAGCCGGGGAGGATTCCGCCGACGGGGCCGAAGGCGCCCAGCCGTCGGTGCCCGCACCGCCAGGAGCGGTGGCGGATGCCGGGGCGGCGGAAGCAGGCGCAGCCGGGCCGGTGGCCGACGGAGACGACGCATCCGGGGCACCGGCCGGCGGAGACGACGCATCCGGGGCGGCGGCCGACGGTGTGGCCGCATCCGGTGCCGCCACCTCAGGGCGCAGCGACGAATCGACGCGGGCGATGTACTTCACCCGCAGGCCCAGCACGTCGACGATGGCTTGCCGCAGGTATTCGCTCACGCCCTGCCCGGGTGCCGAACGCTCCTTGAAGCTCGCCACATCGTTCTCGCTCGGGAACGCCAGAGTCAGCACATCGCCGTCAAGAGCACGCACCTGTGCGGTGAACACCACGAGCCAGGCCGTCATCTTGGCCTTCTGCACGGCTTCGAGGATTTCGGGCCACGAATCCTTCAGCTGTTGCAACGTCACCTCACCGGCCGCGGCCTGCACCGGCGTGCTCGCTGCGGGGGACGACGCTGAAGTCCCGGGCGACGACGACGATGCGGCGGGCGCGGGCGACGAACCGCCCGACCCGGCAGACGTGGCGGCGCCGGGCCTCGCAGAGGAAGTGGAGGCCGACGCGGCAGCCGATCCGGAAGAGCCCGACACGGACGAGCCTGATCCGGATGAGCCCGATGCGGACGGGCCCGACGCAGACGGTGCCGAAGTAGCCGCCACAGGCGGCGCGGACGAGCCCGAGGCGGGCTGAGCGGAGCCTGCCTCGGGGGCCGAACCGGACGACGAAGAACCCGCCGAACCGCTCGACGACGAAACGGGCTGCGCCGACGCCGCGGCCGGAACCGCAGAACCCCCCGACCCGCCGCTCGAGGCCGGGCTGCGCGTCTCGGCGACCGCCGGAGCCCGGCTCGCGACCGCGCCGCCCACCGCAGCATCCGGCCCGTCGACACCGATACGCCGCTCGAGCCGCTCGACGCGCACGAGCGCCCCGCGCTCGGTGTCGTCGGATGCCGGCACCAGCGTGCGCGCGATCATCAACTCGAGGTGAAGCCGCGGCGAGGTCGCGCCCGTCATCTCGGTGAGGGCATCGTTCACGATGTCGGCGACGCGCGACAGCTCGGCGTGACCGAACATCGCGGCCTGGCGACGCATCCCCTCGATCTCTTCGGCCGGAACCCCGCGGAGCACCGACGACGCCGACTCCCGCGTGGCCGACACGATGATGATGTCGCGCAGACGCTCGAGCAGGTCTTCGACGAAACGGCGCGGGTCTTGCCCCGTCTGGATGACGCGATCGACGGCCTCGAACGAGGCCGCGCCGTCGTGGGCTCCGATCGCGTCGATGACCTCGGACAGCAGTGCACCATGGGTGTAGCCGAGCAGAGCGACGGCCCGCTCGTATTCCACGCGGTTGTTCTCTGAGCCCGCGATCAACTGGTCGAGCAGCGACAGCGTGTCGCGCGCCGACCCCCCGCCCGCCCGCACCACGAGGGGCAGCACACCCGGCGCCACCTCC from the Herbiconiux aconitum genome contains:
- a CDS encoding bifunctional 3'-5' exonuclease/DNA polymerase → MTPFVIVAPAGAGRVRLLRTGDDGLPFTGPDGSGLFGAAAAVTVEGSDLARTVAVLEQAHPRWVWDDTSRWYPSLLAAGVRVERCVDLRLSHAILRHSTLTQDSELAMSLPGVFTSVAQVGVPAPASAASIHTPAPHSTLFDDLDDLDELAPSSSAGFGATDPRHSDRIPRVNGTGGTGDTDGPELDAVTDETPELAGRDHSTEDPEPDTLEIAEFRRQRDAIRTATDPSRIALLVAAESAGSLVAAEMQHAGLPWSAALHDDLLTRLLGPRPPAPGIRPARLEELLASIRTLLDDPTVNPDSPAELVKSLRRAGLNVSSTRSWELKNVDHPAIPPLLEYKKLARLLTANGWNWVDTWVREGRFHPNYIPGGVVTGRWASEGGGALQLPKQVRSAVVADPGWKLVVADAAQLEPRILAALAGDRAMAAAGRDRDLYDGIVASGAVDTRAHAKVGMLGAMYGGTTGESGRMLPRLARAYPAAIKFVEDAARVGEAGAVVTTRLGRTSPRPSDAWQDVQDEAGADNATEAARSRARSAARSWGRFTRNFVVQGTAAEWALCWISAIRRRLWLLDASTLAPTARGGAAPTAPTTPTAPATDLRLEQRPHLAFFLHDEVMVHTPAHLAEAVAEELRDAAREAGRLIFGDAPVQFPVTVAIVDSYDQAK
- the recR gene encoding recombination mediator RecR — encoded protein: MYEGIVQELIDELGRLPGIGPKSAQRIAFHIVQTESFDVSRLAEILTDVREKVHFCTVCGNVSEQETCSICRDPRRAQNLICVVEEAKDVVAIERTREFRGLYHVLGGAISPIDGIGPDNLRIRELMLRLADGTVTEVIIATDPNLEGEATATYLSRLLTTLEIRVTRLASGLPVGGDLEYADEVTLGRAFEGRRLVES
- a CDS encoding DNA polymerase III subunit gamma and tau, whose product is MVTALYRRYRPENFAEMIGQSQVTDPLMTALRTNRVNHAYLFSGPRGCGKTTSARILARCLNCAEGPTDKPCGVCPSCVELSRDGMGSLDVVEIDAASHGGVDDARDLRERAVFAPARDRYKIFIIDEAHMVTSGGFNALLKIVEEPPEHIKFIFATTEPDKVIGTIRSRTHHYPFRLIPPAQLLEYVQQLCETEGVEVAPGVLPLVVRAGGGSARDTLSLLDQLIAGSENNRVEYERAVALLGYTHGALLSEVIDAIGAHDGAASFEAVDRVIQTGQDPRRFVEDLLERLRDIIIVSATRESASSVLRGVPAEEIEGMRRQAAMFGHAELSRVADIVNDALTEMTGATSPRLHLELMIARTLVPASDDTERGALVRVERLERRIGVDGPDAAVGGAVASRAPAVAETRSPASSGGSGGSAVPAAASAQPVSSSSGSAGSSSSGSAPEAGSAQPASGSSAPPVAATSAPSASGPSASGSSGSGSSVSGSSGSAAASASTSSARPGAATSAGSGGSSPAPAASSSSPGTSASSPAASTPVQAAAGEVTLQQLKDSWPEILEAVQKAKMTAWLVVFTAQVRALDGDVLTLAFPSENDVASFKERSAPGQGVSEYLRQAIVDVLGLRVKYIARVDSSLRPEVAAPDAATPSAAAPDASSPPAGAPDASSPSATGPAAPASAAPASATAPGGAGTDGWAPSAPSAESSPAPTWSTPGVSNPGASVAPPASAPSVPSTAQARPSAGSSASAKGASSGRPQGARGAASAPTTSWDVVAIPTSSDEEPPPFDEPLPSDEPDLPPESAEYGAGAPAATSGATPTGSAAAPAPASVNSPATAGGTGTGPSAVADTDASGSSGSGASASGSSGSGASASADARTPSGGDPAGRPAGTRPSERAARPSGAPDPAARPGALRFEAAPDEAADAASAAPASPSRAPTSPPRPPASTSTPGGRARYGEAVVREILGANFIEEQPLPGREG